The Microbacterium sp. KUDC0406 genome includes a window with the following:
- a CDS encoding ribonuclease H family protein, producing MTITAAADGSALGNPGPNGWAWYIDDANWAAGGSPHGTNNQGELQAVLELLRATAGTDEDLRILCDSKYVIDSITKWMPGWKRRGWRKADGGAVLNRDLMEALDEEMAGRDVRFEWVKGHAGHDLNEAADERANAAAKAYQQKQEPRRGPGFTMATGAGAAAAASAPVAAPASARTPERDAAVRSRGTSASGASDSRGPAGSGTSATSRAAAATAPAVAPQLWAEASDLLEALDLGPAASPIELRVTLSAEEHARLRDRADAQGVSLEEALRRLI from the coding sequence ATGACGATCACCGCCGCCGCAGACGGCTCCGCCCTGGGCAACCCCGGCCCGAACGGCTGGGCCTGGTACATCGACGACGCGAACTGGGCGGCCGGCGGCTCTCCGCACGGCACCAACAATCAGGGCGAGCTGCAGGCGGTGCTCGAGCTGCTGCGCGCGACCGCCGGCACGGACGAAGACCTGCGCATCCTCTGCGACAGCAAGTACGTCATCGACTCGATCACCAAGTGGATGCCGGGCTGGAAGCGCCGCGGATGGCGCAAAGCCGACGGCGGCGCGGTGCTCAATCGCGACCTCATGGAGGCCCTCGACGAGGAGATGGCGGGGCGTGACGTGCGCTTCGAATGGGTCAAGGGGCACGCCGGCCACGATCTGAACGAGGCCGCCGACGAGCGCGCGAACGCCGCGGCCAAGGCGTATCAGCAGAAGCAGGAGCCGCGCCGCGGACCCGGCTTCACGATGGCGACCGGCGCCGGAGCGGCGGCAGCCGCGTCCGCCCCCGTCGCGGCTCCCGCGTCCGCGCGGACCCCGGAACGCGACGCCGCCGTCCGGTCCCGCGGGACCTCCGCGTCCGGCGCATCCGATTCCCGCGGGCCGGCCGGATCTGGCACATCCGCCACCTCACGCGCAGCCGCCGCCACCGCTCCCGCCGTCGCGCCGCAGCTCTGGGCCGAGGCATCCGATCTGCTCGAGGCGCTCGACCTCGGCCCCGCGGCCTCGCCCATCGAGCTGCGTGTGACCCTCTCGGCGGAGGAGCACGCGCGTCTGCGCGACCGTGCCGATGCGCAGGGCGTGTCGCTCGAGGAGGCCCTGCGCCGCCTGATCTGA
- a CDS encoding glycoside hydrolase family 3 N-terminal domain-containing protein: protein MTTQTETLPYQDASLTTAERVEDLLARMTLEEKVGQMLQLDAREDLIDSVHHRHAGSILHTSPERILEANRLTGQTRLRIPLLVAEDCIHGHSFWPGATIYPTQLGMAASWDADLLERVARATAEEVAATGIHWTFSPVLCIARDLRWGRVDETFGEDPFLIGELASAMVRGYQGEGLDDRTAILATAKHFAGYSETQGGRDASEADISQRKLRSWFLPPFERVAREGCRTFMLGYQTTDGVPITVNDWLLNDVLRGEWGYTGTLVTDWDNVGRMVWEQRVQPDYAHAAAAAVKAGNDMAMTTPHFFEGALEAVEKGMLAADAFDAAVARILTLKFDLGLFEDPRLPSDELGAVVGSGAHSDLNLEVARRSLVLLENDGTLPLGAAGFPTPETASPRRDGGAAPGSRRGGAVSLSDLDPIRVAVVGPLADDAQNQLGDWAGGSGQAGWLDGQPREMITTVLDGLRDVEGYAVRYAQGAEILTFEDDPLGATFPDGQPRPPVVVPAASDERLLGDAVRAANAADVIVAVVGDRIELVGEGRSTATLELVGGQNALLDAMIATGKPVVIVLLASKPLVLPASAAQAAAVIWAANPGMHGGRAVAELISGAIEPSGRLPISFARHVGQQPTYYNQIRGQHGHRYADLTQSPAWAFGEGLSYTTVEYSGLGLVSSSVGRDDTLVAEVTVANTGSRPVRETVQVYVRDEVTSVSWTDKELKTYRQVSLEPGESQRVRIEVPVADCSIVDARGRRVVEPGDFELLVGPSSREEVLLRAGFTVR, encoded by the coding sequence ATGACGACCCAGACCGAGACCCTGCCCTACCAGGATGCATCGCTGACCACCGCCGAGCGGGTCGAGGACCTGCTCGCCCGGATGACCCTCGAGGAGAAAGTCGGGCAGATGCTGCAGCTCGACGCCCGCGAGGACCTCATCGACTCGGTGCACCACAGGCACGCGGGATCGATCCTGCACACCTCGCCGGAGCGCATCCTGGAGGCGAACCGGCTGACCGGGCAGACCCGGCTGCGCATCCCGCTGCTGGTGGCCGAGGACTGCATCCACGGGCACTCGTTCTGGCCGGGCGCCACGATCTATCCGACGCAGCTCGGCATGGCGGCGTCCTGGGACGCCGATCTGCTGGAGCGGGTCGCCAGGGCGACCGCCGAGGAGGTCGCCGCGACCGGCATCCACTGGACCTTCTCGCCGGTGCTGTGCATCGCGCGCGACCTGCGCTGGGGACGCGTGGACGAGACGTTCGGCGAGGACCCGTTCCTGATCGGCGAGCTGGCCAGCGCGATGGTGCGCGGGTACCAGGGCGAGGGCCTCGACGACCGCACCGCGATCCTCGCGACCGCGAAGCACTTCGCCGGCTACTCCGAGACGCAGGGAGGGCGGGATGCCAGCGAGGCCGACATCTCGCAGCGCAAGCTGCGCTCGTGGTTCCTGCCGCCCTTCGAGCGGGTTGCCCGCGAGGGCTGCCGCACGTTCATGCTCGGCTACCAGACCACCGACGGCGTGCCGATCACGGTCAACGACTGGCTGCTGAACGACGTGCTGCGCGGCGAGTGGGGTTACACGGGCACGCTCGTGACCGACTGGGACAACGTCGGCCGGATGGTGTGGGAGCAGCGCGTGCAGCCCGACTACGCGCACGCCGCCGCCGCGGCGGTGAAGGCCGGCAACGACATGGCGATGACCACGCCGCACTTCTTCGAGGGGGCGCTCGAGGCGGTGGAGAAGGGGATGCTGGCGGCGGACGCCTTCGACGCGGCCGTCGCGCGCATCCTCACGCTGAAGTTCGACCTGGGGCTGTTCGAGGACCCGCGGCTGCCGTCGGACGAGCTCGGCGCCGTCGTGGGCAGCGGCGCGCACAGCGACCTGAACCTCGAGGTGGCGCGGCGTTCGCTGGTGCTGCTCGAGAACGACGGGACGCTGCCGTTGGGCGCTGCGGGTTTTCCCACTCCCGAAACTGCAAGCCCGCGCCGAGACGGGGGCGCAGCACCCGGGTCTCGGCGCGGTGGTGCAGTTTCGCTGAGCGATCTCGACCCGATCCGGGTCGCCGTCGTCGGCCCGCTCGCCGACGACGCGCAGAACCAGCTCGGCGACTGGGCCGGCGGATCCGGCCAGGCCGGATGGCTGGACGGGCAGCCGCGCGAGATGATCACCACGGTGCTCGACGGCCTTCGCGACGTCGAGGGATACGCCGTGCGATACGCGCAGGGCGCCGAGATCCTCACCTTCGAGGACGACCCGCTCGGCGCGACCTTCCCCGATGGACAGCCCCGCCCGCCGGTGGTGGTGCCCGCGGCATCCGATGAGCGCCTGCTCGGCGACGCGGTCCGGGCCGCGAACGCCGCCGACGTGATCGTCGCCGTCGTCGGCGACCGGATCGAGCTCGTCGGCGAGGGGCGCTCGACCGCGACGCTCGAGCTCGTCGGCGGGCAGAACGCGCTGCTCGACGCGATGATCGCCACGGGCAAGCCGGTCGTGATCGTGCTGCTCGCCTCCAAGCCGCTCGTGCTGCCGGCATCCGCCGCGCAGGCGGCCGCGGTGATCTGGGCGGCGAACCCGGGGATGCACGGCGGCCGCGCGGTCGCCGAGCTGATCTCGGGAGCGATCGAGCCCTCGGGCCGCCTGCCGATCTCGTTCGCGCGGCACGTCGGTCAGCAGCCGACGTACTACAACCAGATCCGCGGGCAGCACGGTCACCGCTACGCCGACCTGACCCAGTCGCCCGCGTGGGCGTTCGGCGAGGGCCTGTCGTACACGACCGTGGAGTACTCGGGGCTCGGGCTGGTGTCGTCGTCGGTCGGCCGGGACGACACTCTGGTGGCGGAGGTCACCGTCGCGAACACCGGCTCGCGGCCGGTGCGCGAGACCGTGCAGGTCTACGTGCGCGACGAGGTCACGAGCGTGAGCTGGACCGACAAGGAGCTGAAGACCTACCGCCAGGTCTCGCTCGAGCCCGGCGAGTCGCAGCGGGTGCGCATCGAGGTGCCCGTGGCGGACTGCTCGATCGTGGATGCCCGGGGGCGACGTGTCGTCGAACCCGGCGACTTCGAGCTGCTGGTGGGTCCCTCGTCGCGCGAGGAGGTCCTGCTGCGGGCCGGCTTCACGGTGCGCTGA
- a CDS encoding MFS transporter: MHSLTRDAGRAAGLGALLWLFLANFSMGIDGYVLTGLLPQIAGDLRVSEAAAGQLMSVFAFTSAIAGPVLGALTGRFERRGTIAISLAVFVVGNVIVGIAPDFAWAMAGRMISSIGGALLSAVVAAYVIAIAPPERRGWALSIVMGGFLAATALGVPVGLLLGEANWRIPLFIVAGIGTVALIGILAFVPKLHLPSLPLRETLQPLTRGPILTALLVPTGLMAASYLCFTYAALIIGPRTGLGLAMVGVLFGYGVFSFFGNMIAGRSIDRHGPDPVITIIIIALIGFMLLGTAGLALTGVWGVVSILVWFFGTATFNGGSGVSLQSRLAMLAPDSVALVVALNTSAMMLGSAIGSATGGAALAAGLPADMLIPLASVFLTMSLTVHLILMRRGDKRPVL; this comes from the coding sequence GTGCACTCACTAACTCGCGACGCCGGGCGCGCCGCAGGCCTCGGCGCTCTGCTCTGGCTGTTCCTCGCCAACTTCTCGATGGGGATCGATGGCTACGTCCTGACCGGTCTGCTGCCGCAGATCGCCGGCGATCTGCGCGTCTCCGAGGCCGCCGCGGGACAGCTGATGAGCGTGTTCGCATTCACCAGCGCCATTGCCGGCCCCGTGCTCGGCGCCCTCACCGGCCGGTTCGAGCGCAGGGGCACCATCGCGATCTCGCTCGCCGTGTTCGTGGTCGGCAACGTGATCGTCGGCATCGCGCCCGACTTCGCCTGGGCGATGGCCGGCCGGATGATCTCGTCGATCGGCGGGGCGCTGCTGAGCGCGGTCGTCGCCGCCTACGTCATCGCGATCGCTCCGCCGGAGCGCCGCGGGTGGGCGCTGTCGATCGTGATGGGCGGCTTCCTCGCCGCCACCGCCCTCGGCGTGCCCGTCGGGCTGCTCCTCGGTGAGGCGAACTGGCGCATCCCGCTGTTCATCGTCGCCGGCATCGGCACGGTCGCGCTGATCGGCATCCTCGCCTTCGTTCCCAAACTGCATCTGCCCTCGCTGCCGCTGCGCGAGACGCTGCAGCCGCTCACCCGCGGACCGATCCTGACTGCGCTGCTGGTGCCGACCGGACTGATGGCAGCCAGCTACCTGTGCTTCACCTACGCTGCGCTGATCATCGGCCCGCGCACGGGGCTGGGCCTGGCGATGGTCGGCGTGCTGTTCGGCTACGGAGTGTTCAGCTTCTTCGGCAACATGATCGCGGGCCGGTCGATCGACCGCCACGGCCCCGACCCCGTCATCACGATCATCATCATCGCGCTGATCGGGTTCATGCTCCTCGGCACCGCGGGCCTCGCTCTGACCGGCGTCTGGGGTGTCGTCTCGATCCTGGTCTGGTTCTTCGGCACCGCCACGTTCAACGGAGGATCGGGTGTCTCGCTGCAGTCGCGACTCGCGATGCTGGCGCCGGACTCGGTCGCCCTGGTGGTCGCGCTGAACACCAGCGCCATGATGCTCGGCTCGGCGATCGGCAGCGCGACCGGCGGCGCGGCGCTCGCCGCGGGCCTGCCGGCGGACATGCTCATCCCGCTGGCATCCGTGTTCCTGACGATGTCGCTCACCGTGCACCTGATCCTGATGCGCCGCGGCGACAAGCGCCCGGTGCTCTGA
- a CDS encoding ABC transporter permease, translating into MNAPADNTSSAAVPPAGVGTPETAVVLTADHPAPRKKTFWTQLSASMAMFSNRKSAAGLIIFGIFTLVAIFAPLIAPYDPTAQNLDATLQPPSFQHLMGTTHIGEDVFSQLIYGTQGVLVVGFLATILATVLAVVVGVTAGYLRGWKSEALSALSNVFLVLPALPLMIIIASQFEDPPLYLIAIVLGLTGWAWGARVLRAQTMSLRNRDFVQAARANGEPLHRIILVEMLPNLMALIASSFVGTMTAAVLGLTTLAFIGVIPVSNLNWGTILFWAQQNSAFPDYWWWYVPAGLCISLLGVGLALINFGIDEYVNPRLRSAGERARAMKKKGLNVNDAVTAVRSEPDATAPAAEQNVKR; encoded by the coding sequence ATGAACGCTCCTGCAGACAACACGTCCTCGGCGGCCGTGCCGCCCGCCGGTGTGGGCACTCCCGAGACCGCGGTGGTGCTCACCGCCGACCATCCGGCCCCGAGGAAGAAGACGTTCTGGACCCAGCTGTCGGCCTCGATGGCGATGTTCAGCAACCGCAAGTCCGCGGCCGGACTCATCATCTTCGGGATCTTCACGCTGGTCGCGATCTTCGCCCCCTTGATCGCGCCCTACGACCCGACCGCCCAGAACCTGGACGCGACGCTGCAGCCGCCGTCCTTCCAGCATCTGATGGGCACCACGCACATCGGTGAGGACGTCTTCAGTCAGCTCATCTACGGAACCCAGGGCGTGCTCGTCGTCGGCTTCCTCGCGACGATCCTGGCGACCGTCCTCGCGGTCGTCGTCGGCGTGACCGCCGGCTACCTGCGCGGATGGAAGAGCGAGGCGCTGTCGGCGCTCTCGAACGTGTTCCTCGTGCTGCCCGCCCTGCCGCTGATGATCATCATCGCCTCGCAGTTCGAGGATCCGCCGCTCTACCTCATCGCCATCGTGCTCGGCCTCACCGGCTGGGCCTGGGGCGCGCGGGTGCTGCGCGCGCAGACGATGTCGCTGCGCAACCGCGACTTCGTGCAGGCGGCGCGCGCCAACGGCGAGCCCCTGCACCGCATCATCCTCGTCGAGATGCTGCCGAACCTCATGGCGCTGATCGCGTCGAGCTTCGTCGGCACGATGACGGCGGCCGTGCTCGGCCTGACCACCCTCGCGTTCATCGGCGTCATCCCGGTGTCGAACCTGAACTGGGGCACCATCCTGTTCTGGGCGCAGCAGAACAGCGCGTTCCCGGACTACTGGTGGTGGTACGTGCCGGCCGGTCTGTGCATCTCGCTGCTGGGAGTCGGCCTCGCACTGATCAACTTCGGCATCGACGAGTACGTCAACCCGCGGCTGCGGTCGGCGGGCGAGCGCGCCCGTGCCATGAAGAAGAAGGGGCTGAACGTCAACGACGCCGTCACCGCCGTCCGGTCGGAGCCGGATGCCACCGCGCCAGCCGCAGAACAGAACGTGAAGAGATGA
- a CDS encoding NAD(P)-dependent oxidoreductase — translation MTLVVTVPTARLATNIGSLPDGVELHVWDFTTPPPASRLDIVVPPYMGATGSLSALQGLDVGLVQSQSIGYDGVAERLPDGMPFANAASVHETSTAELAVTLMLVAQRQFPRFVRAQDRGEWSPVFAESLADRRVLLVGFGGVGTGIARRLAPFEVEMTAVARSARVEQVDGVGEIVVHGIEELSALLPEAEIVVLSLPGGDATNHLFDSGVLGRMADGALLVNVGRGR, via the coding sequence ATGACCCTTGTCGTGACCGTGCCCACCGCCCGCCTCGCCACGAACATCGGCAGCCTGCCCGATGGGGTCGAACTGCACGTCTGGGACTTCACGACACCTCCGCCGGCATCCCGCCTCGACATCGTGGTGCCGCCCTACATGGGCGCGACCGGGTCGCTGTCGGCGCTGCAGGGACTGGATGTCGGACTCGTGCAGAGCCAGTCGATCGGCTACGACGGCGTCGCCGAGCGACTGCCGGACGGGATGCCGTTCGCGAATGCCGCCTCGGTGCACGAGACCTCGACCGCCGAGCTCGCAGTCACCCTGATGCTCGTCGCCCAGCGGCAGTTCCCCCGCTTCGTGCGCGCGCAGGACCGCGGCGAGTGGTCGCCGGTCTTCGCCGAGAGCCTCGCCGACCGTCGCGTGCTGCTGGTCGGGTTCGGCGGCGTGGGCACCGGAATCGCGAGACGACTGGCGCCGTTCGAGGTGGAGATGACCGCCGTCGCGCGCAGCGCGCGCGTGGAGCAGGTGGACGGCGTCGGCGAGATCGTCGTGCACGGCATCGAGGAGCTGTCCGCCCTGCTGCCAGAGGCCGAGATCGTCGTGCTCTCACTGCCCGGCGGTGACGCGACCAACCACCTGTTCGACTCCGGCGTGCTGGGCCGGATGGCCGACGGCGCCCTGCTGGTGAACGTCGGCCGCGGCCGCTGA
- a CDS encoding NAD(P)-dependent oxidoreductase: MRAALDVFEPEPLPTGHPLWSAPGLVVSPHVGGASTAMNPRMARLVRTQIERMLAGEPL, encoded by the coding sequence CTGCGCGCCGCCCTCGACGTCTTCGAGCCGGAGCCGCTGCCCACCGGGCATCCGCTCTGGTCGGCGCCTGGTCTGGTCGTCAGCCCGCACGTCGGCGGCGCGTCGACGGCGATGAATCCGCGCATGGCGCGCCTGGTGCGCACGCAGATCGAGCGGATGCTGGCCGGCGAGCCCCTCTGA
- a CDS encoding LacI family DNA-binding transcriptional regulator, producing the protein MTSIDEVAKLAGVSTATVSRALSGRGHVSAAARERVQEAAEQLGYVVSSRASSLASGRTRNIGVIVPYLDRWFFATVLSGVSSALMKQGYDITLYNITADAAVRREVFHTALRRQRVDAVIAVSIELDDDESAQLLALGLPVIAIGGPNPQLNTLTVDDTAMARLATEHLLGLGHRDIAHIGANPEFDLDFHVPSQRRLGFEQALEDAGVPVNHAFLEPADFTVDGGFRAAKQLLGRPGPRPTAIFAASDEMAIGAILAARDLGFRVPEDLSVIGIDGHELGEFFQLTTVDQFPLGQGERAATAVLARLEDDAAPAPQTALPFELIVRGTTALQHPRTSSRR; encoded by the coding sequence ATGACGAGTATCGACGAGGTCGCCAAGCTGGCGGGCGTCTCCACGGCGACCGTGTCGCGCGCGCTCAGCGGACGCGGCCACGTGTCGGCCGCGGCGCGCGAGCGCGTGCAGGAGGCCGCCGAGCAGCTCGGCTACGTCGTCTCGTCGCGCGCCTCGAGCCTGGCATCCGGACGCACGCGCAACATCGGCGTGATCGTGCCGTACCTCGACCGCTGGTTCTTCGCGACCGTGCTGTCCGGAGTCTCGTCAGCGCTGATGAAGCAGGGGTACGACATCACGCTGTACAACATCACGGCGGATGCCGCGGTGCGGCGCGAGGTGTTCCACACGGCGCTGCGGCGCCAGCGGGTCGATGCGGTGATCGCTGTGTCGATCGAGCTCGACGACGACGAGTCGGCGCAGCTGCTCGCGCTCGGCCTTCCGGTGATCGCGATCGGCGGTCCGAACCCGCAGCTGAACACGCTCACCGTCGATGACACGGCGATGGCGCGGCTCGCGACCGAGCACCTGCTGGGCCTCGGGCACCGCGACATCGCGCACATCGGGGCGAACCCGGAGTTCGACCTCGACTTCCACGTGCCCAGCCAGCGCCGGCTCGGATTCGAGCAGGCGCTGGAGGATGCCGGGGTGCCGGTCAACCACGCGTTCCTCGAACCCGCGGACTTCACCGTCGACGGCGGCTTCCGTGCTGCGAAACAGCTGCTCGGGCGGCCCGGTCCCCGACCCACCGCGATCTTCGCGGCATCCGACGAGATGGCGATCGGCGCCATCCTGGCCGCGCGCGACCTGGGCTTCCGCGTGCCGGAGGACCTCTCGGTGATCGGCATCGACGGGCACGAGCTGGGCGAGTTCTTCCAGCTCACCACGGTCGACCAGTTCCCGCTGGGCCAGGGCGAGCGGGCTGCGACCGCCGTGCTGGCCCGACTCGAGGACGACGCCGCGCCCGCGCCGCAGACCGCGCTGCCCTTCGAGCTCATCGTGCGCGGCACGACGGCTCTGCAGCATCCGCGCACCTCGTCCCGGCGCTGA